A genomic region of Corallococcus exiguus contains the following coding sequences:
- a CDS encoding TetR/AcrR family transcriptional regulator, which yields MRKGELTHQTILETAVRLASRVGLQGLSIGGLAEELGLSKSGLFAHFKSKTELQVQVLEAATVVFTERVIRPALGRARGEPRVRALFDGWLTWDRDKVLEGGCIFVAAAAELDDAPGPARDTLVQGQRDWLDCLAQAARIAVAEGHFHKALDVEQFAHDQYAAMLGFHHAQRLMRDPQAEARARRAFEALVTAARTPTS from the coding sequence ATGCGCAAGGGCGAACTCACCCATCAGACCATCCTGGAGACGGCCGTCCGGCTGGCGAGCCGGGTGGGGCTGCAGGGGCTGAGCATCGGGGGGCTGGCGGAGGAGCTGGGCCTGTCCAAGAGCGGCCTGTTCGCGCACTTCAAGTCCAAGACGGAGCTGCAGGTCCAGGTCCTGGAGGCGGCCACCGTCGTCTTCACCGAGCGCGTCATCCGCCCGGCGCTGGGCAGGGCCCGCGGTGAGCCCCGGGTGCGGGCGCTCTTCGACGGCTGGCTCACGTGGGACCGGGACAAGGTGCTCGAGGGCGGCTGCATCTTCGTGGCGGCGGCGGCGGAGCTGGACGACGCGCCCGGGCCCGCGCGGGACACGCTGGTGCAGGGGCAGCGGGACTGGCTGGACTGCCTGGCCCAGGCCGCGCGCATCGCCGTGGCGGAAGGGCACTTCCACAAGGCGCTGGACGTGGAGCAGTTCGCCCATGATCAGTACGCGGCGATGCTGGGCTTCCACCACGCGCAGCGCTTGATGCGGGACCCACAGGCCGAGGCGCGAGCCCGCCGGGCCTTCGAAGCGCTCGTCACCGCCGCGCGCACCCCGACTTCCTGA
- a CDS encoding right-handed parallel beta-helix repeat-containing protein: protein MTPSSWRWACVLGLLTLVACSDGTPDGGDPVDGGLVSDGGSGDAGSHGDGGSSGDGGSNGDGGSLGDNATVAGATSLPFPTLHHLTVEWAFSGDANANGVVTVRYRASGTSAWREALPLRRVAAGSNEGFSWTSRHSGSVFDLQPGTTYELELTLTDPDGGSTTRTTTATTRPVPVPMAGAPVKAVTPGTFASVAASAQPGDVLQLGAGTYAGFDWSRSGTEGKPIVLRGTAGVVINGAINLFAQSHVHMEGLTVNGRIRFNGSKHIAIQRCAINASSAHGGDGIVTFTRAENAYIADNVVTGLTQWAEASLGASGDNLGEGIAVNGPGHVILHNRVTGFRDGISLMEDEEAVDQFSIDILNNDLTGNADDGIEADFCVHNCRIVRNRLTNNFIAVSSQPGLGGPTYFVRNAIYNAVHVAFKLYRGSTGDVLLHNTVVKHGDAFGIYAGRPVAHLYARNNLFLGGTGGTFNGYSSGTGRVLHVPDLEVASSSLDYDGVGSTTDTVTGRLGASSFTSLQTLRTGTSEQHAVQVDLTAFATSVAYPAAPLTLYAKPDLRIRADSAAANAGQVLPNINEGFTGPAPDLGAFEAGADLPVYGPR from the coding sequence ATGACCCCTTCATCCTGGCGCTGGGCCTGTGTTCTTGGATTGCTGACGTTGGTCGCCTGTTCCGATGGGACACCGGATGGAGGCGACCCCGTGGATGGGGGACTCGTTTCCGACGGCGGCAGCGGTGATGCGGGAAGCCATGGGGATGGGGGCAGCAGCGGCGATGGGGGCAGCAACGGCGATGGAGGAAGCCTCGGGGACAACGCCACGGTGGCCGGCGCGACAAGTCTGCCCTTTCCGACGCTGCACCACCTGACCGTGGAGTGGGCGTTCAGCGGAGATGCCAATGCCAATGGCGTGGTGACGGTCCGCTACCGGGCCTCGGGCACCAGCGCCTGGCGCGAAGCGCTGCCGCTGCGCCGCGTGGCCGCGGGCAGCAACGAGGGCTTCAGCTGGACGAGCCGCCATTCCGGCAGCGTGTTCGACCTCCAGCCGGGGACGACCTACGAGTTGGAGCTCACCCTCACGGACCCCGATGGCGGGTCGACCACGCGCACCACGACCGCCACCACCCGCCCGGTGCCGGTCCCCATGGCGGGCGCCCCCGTCAAGGCAGTGACACCCGGCACGTTCGCCAGCGTCGCCGCGAGCGCGCAGCCGGGGGACGTCCTCCAGTTGGGCGCGGGAACCTACGCTGGCTTTGATTGGTCCCGGAGCGGCACGGAAGGAAAGCCCATCGTGCTCCGGGGGACGGCCGGGGTGGTGATCAACGGCGCCATCAACCTCTTCGCCCAGTCCCACGTCCACATGGAAGGACTCACCGTCAACGGCCGCATCCGCTTCAACGGCTCGAAGCACATCGCCATCCAGCGTTGCGCCATCAACGCCAGCAGCGCCCATGGAGGCGACGGCATCGTGACCTTCACCCGCGCGGAGAACGCATACATCGCGGACAACGTGGTGACGGGCCTGACGCAATGGGCGGAGGCGTCGCTCGGCGCCAGCGGAGACAACCTGGGCGAAGGCATCGCCGTCAACGGCCCGGGGCACGTCATCCTGCACAACCGCGTGACGGGGTTCCGGGACGGCATCTCCCTCATGGAGGACGAAGAGGCCGTGGATCAGTTCAGCATCGACATCCTGAACAACGACCTGACCGGCAACGCGGATGACGGCATCGAGGCGGACTTCTGCGTCCACAACTGCCGAATCGTTCGCAACCGGCTGACGAACAACTTCATCGCGGTGTCGTCGCAGCCAGGGTTGGGCGGGCCCACGTACTTCGTCCGCAATGCCATCTACAACGCGGTGCACGTGGCCTTCAAACTCTACCGGGGCAGCACGGGTGACGTGCTCCTGCACAACACGGTGGTCAAGCACGGAGATGCGTTCGGCATCTACGCGGGCCGCCCGGTGGCGCACCTCTACGCGCGCAACAACCTCTTCCTGGGAGGGACCGGCGGCACGTTCAATGGCTACAGCAGTGGCACCGGCCGGGTGTTGCACGTCCCCGACCTGGAGGTCGCCAGTTCGAGCCTCGACTACGACGGTGTGGGTTCCACCACGGACACCGTCACGGGCCGCCTGGGCGCCAGTTCGTTCACCAGCCTCCAGACCCTGCGGACCGGAACGAGCGAACAGCATGCCGTGCAGGTGGACCTCACGGCGTTCGCGACCTCCGTGGCGTATCCCGCCGCCCCGCTGACGCTCTACGCGAAGCCGGACCTGCGCATCCGGGCGGATTCGGCCGCGGCGAACGCGGGCCAGGTCCTGCCGAACATCAACGAGGGTTTCACCGGCCCGGCGCCGGACCTGGGCGCCTTCGAGGCGGGAGCGGACCTGCCCGTCTACGGCCCGCGCTAG
- a CDS encoding LamG domain-containing protein, whose translation MALERYAAAVLADGPIGYWRLGEAPGAMTAVDASGHGNHGEYSAGGITLGLSGFKGGDTAALFDGLMGRIVVPNSKALNPHQLTMEAKINWSGPNPGPVQYTQRILEKSSYEQRAEYALTINGGDGHVVVEFRVRTALNGLDINVSARSRSEVPQGVETHVVATFDGQEIRIYFNGMLDGQTGLGANAGDLLLKFPSPPPPSLDGYLGIGNQTYPSRPRPFHGLIDEVALYATALSAERVLAHYQAQFAERVTFQYAVKFVCGESPGRVVAPGTYFTAINVHNPTYKEIGFRVKVAIGMPGLKPGPVSEFVSAGLGPDEALEIDCSDIFKISGVDARFLKGFVVIETEGTELDVVAVYSAAGRDGPISTMHTERVPPRRREERVDKA comes from the coding sequence ATGGCACTTGAACGCTACGCCGCCGCTGTCCTGGCGGATGGACCGATTGGCTACTGGCGCCTGGGAGAGGCACCTGGAGCGATGACGGCAGTCGATGCCTCGGGGCACGGCAACCATGGAGAATACTCCGCCGGTGGAATCACCCTTGGATTGAGTGGCTTCAAGGGCGGGGACACGGCTGCGCTGTTCGATGGCCTGATGGGACGAATCGTTGTTCCCAACAGCAAGGCCCTCAATCCCCACCAGCTCACCATGGAGGCCAAGATCAACTGGTCCGGCCCCAATCCCGGGCCCGTCCAGTACACCCAGCGCATCCTCGAGAAATCGAGCTACGAACAGCGCGCGGAATACGCCCTGACCATCAACGGAGGAGATGGACATGTGGTCGTCGAGTTCCGGGTGAGGACGGCACTCAATGGCCTCGACATCAACGTGTCCGCCAGGAGCCGCAGCGAGGTCCCGCAGGGCGTGGAAACCCACGTCGTGGCGACCTTCGATGGGCAGGAGATCCGGATCTATTTCAACGGGATGCTGGATGGCCAGACGGGCCTGGGAGCCAATGCAGGCGACCTTCTGCTCAAGTTCCCCTCCCCACCGCCTCCCTCGCTGGATGGCTACCTCGGGATTGGCAACCAGACCTATCCCTCCCGCCCCCGGCCGTTCCATGGACTCATCGACGAGGTTGCGCTCTATGCCACCGCGCTTTCCGCCGAGCGGGTTCTGGCCCACTACCAGGCGCAGTTCGCGGAGCGGGTGACGTTCCAGTACGCGGTGAAGTTCGTTTGCGGAGAATCCCCCGGACGGGTCGTAGCGCCTGGCACCTACTTCACCGCGATCAACGTGCACAATCCGACCTACAAGGAGATTGGCTTTCGCGTGAAGGTTGCCATTGGGATGCCTGGCTTGAAACCCGGTCCTGTCTCCGAGTTCGTCAGTGCCGGCCTCGGCCCGGATGAAGCGCTGGAGATCGACTGCTCGGACATCTTCAAAATCTCCGGGGTCGATGCCCGCTTCCTCAAGGGGTTTGTTGTGATTGAAACCGAGGGCACCGAACTTGACGTGGTCGCCGTGTATTCGGCGGCGGGCCGGGACGGACCGATCTCGACGATGCACACCGAGCGTGTCCCACCCCGACGTCGGGAAGAGAGGGTCGACAAGGCCTGA
- a CDS encoding C1 family peptidase — translation MSYKIPRLGWLPDPLDPRDLTVRAPEVKRSLSAVMPRLSPKGAVGAAAGATSVGPLRVDLRKWCSAVEDQGQIGSCTANAVVGLYEYFQRRMTGENVEASRFFLYRATRRLLGWDGRGDTGAFIRSTIRALRLFGVPPEEYWPYKESDFDREPQAFQYAFAQNFRAIQYFRLEEKIGHLKSALNAGLPFAFGFTCFSSMFSPEVKASGIIPYPAPQEAVEGGHAVLAVGYSDSHVLFKNSWSPKWGLDGYGFLPWTFFDRERPLATDCWALLDAALIPPEEATREDFEEEKPGKRRARPSRAERTPALIQVVRGNDPFTEVPLRITSSGVEAAHDALRMGLRSTREEVSVRLRRVSITPSFDFTLLRQASDDLYLVGLAWDLSGRTPSLLASAAEPTKGVFRQDGAGREIRFGDGGLQVWKGAPVIGALYLNLLLVESSKGAEDLSKTLHDVESIVTKSRLGTALAEQGSEVEAESLVRTEEAARLLMGEVTAALGRQGHVIPCFKGVFGADSFLHGQTDVYDQLGTVVELERALKEEPRSTTKPRLTALQQMQMELVEERQRGSGKVTEPPREDVLPPKTEEAAPKRPHGPRA, via the coding sequence ATGAGCTACAAGATTCCAAGACTGGGCTGGTTGCCGGATCCGCTCGATCCCCGCGACCTGACGGTGCGGGCGCCGGAGGTGAAGCGCTCCCTGTCCGCGGTCATGCCCCGGCTGTCACCGAAGGGTGCGGTGGGGGCGGCGGCGGGCGCTACGTCGGTGGGCCCGCTGCGGGTGGACCTGCGCAAGTGGTGCTCCGCGGTCGAGGACCAGGGACAGATTGGCTCCTGCACGGCGAACGCGGTGGTGGGCCTGTATGAGTACTTCCAGCGCCGGATGACGGGCGAGAACGTGGAGGCCTCGCGCTTCTTCCTCTACCGGGCGACCCGGCGGCTTCTGGGGTGGGACGGCCGGGGCGACACGGGGGCCTTCATCCGCAGCACGATTCGCGCGCTGCGCCTCTTCGGCGTGCCGCCAGAGGAATACTGGCCCTACAAGGAGAGCGACTTCGACCGTGAGCCGCAGGCATTCCAGTACGCCTTCGCGCAGAACTTCCGGGCCATCCAGTACTTCCGCCTGGAAGAGAAGATCGGGCATTTGAAGAGCGCGCTGAACGCGGGGTTGCCGTTCGCCTTCGGCTTCACCTGCTTCAGCTCGATGTTCTCGCCGGAGGTGAAGGCGAGCGGGATCATCCCGTACCCAGCACCGCAGGAGGCCGTGGAGGGAGGTCACGCCGTCCTCGCGGTGGGCTACAGCGACTCCCACGTGCTCTTCAAGAACAGCTGGAGCCCCAAATGGGGACTGGACGGCTACGGCTTCCTTCCGTGGACCTTCTTCGACCGGGAGCGCCCCCTGGCGACGGACTGCTGGGCCCTGCTGGATGCCGCCCTCATTCCTCCGGAGGAAGCGACCCGGGAGGACTTCGAGGAGGAGAAGCCGGGCAAGCGAAGGGCGCGTCCGAGCCGGGCGGAGCGGACGCCGGCGCTCATCCAGGTGGTCCGCGGGAATGATCCATTCACCGAGGTCCCCCTGCGCATCACGTCATCGGGCGTGGAGGCGGCGCATGACGCATTGCGGATGGGGCTTCGTTCGACTCGCGAGGAGGTCTCGGTGCGGCTGCGCCGAGTGAGCATCACCCCGTCCTTCGACTTCACGTTGCTGAGACAGGCGTCCGACGACCTCTACCTTGTCGGGCTCGCCTGGGACCTCTCGGGCCGGACTCCATCGCTCCTCGCCTCGGCCGCGGAGCCGACGAAGGGCGTCTTCCGTCAGGACGGAGCCGGCAGGGAGATCCGCTTCGGGGATGGCGGCCTCCAGGTATGGAAGGGAGCGCCTGTGATTGGCGCGCTCTACCTGAACCTCCTGCTCGTGGAGAGCAGCAAGGGGGCGGAGGATCTCTCCAAGACACTGCACGACGTGGAGAGCATCGTGACGAAGAGCCGCCTGGGGACTGCCCTGGCCGAACAGGGCTCCGAGGTGGAGGCCGAGTCCCTCGTGCGGACGGAGGAAGCGGCGCGCCTGCTGATGGGTGAGGTGACGGCTGCGCTCGGAAGACAGGGACATGTCATCCCCTGCTTCAAGGGCGTATTCGGGGCGGACTCCTTCCTTCACGGACAGACAGATGTCTATGACCAGCTCGGCACGGTCGTCGAGTTGGAGCGGGCCCTCAAGGAAGAGCCCCGAAGCACCACGAAGCCACGGCTCACGGCGCTTCAGCAAATGCAGATGGAACTCGTCGAGGAGCGCCAGCGCGGAAGCGGCAAGGTGACCGAGCCTCCGCGGGAGGACGTCCTCCCCCCGAAGACGGAGGAGGCGGCCCCCAAGCGTCCTCATGGGCCCAGAGCCTGA
- a CDS encoding nitrilase-related carbon-nitrogen hydrolase: MSGHPDEGARRLSMFMPWLALGVGAGLVLLLNTEWAVLPGWLMGALFLFFSRRQRPAVGFVGLLVANTIAVGVANLGVFPGSAASAFGMALGGAVVVALLYLADRLVVGPRGTFVGTLFLPAATTGLELFSSLGNPFGTWGVLAYTQAKVPVLVQLVSVTGLWGLTFVLVWFATVANWAFEHRDTGRRVLHGVAVYAAVLVAILGFGALRLAGAGRVGEPVRVAGITVAGDVATGREAGLSRLMKGEAFADEDWRAFADASRAVNEELLRLSEREAVKGAKLLLWSEGNAVVLASELEALIARGSALARERGVWLGMSVASMTPEAERMLRNELILVGPDGAVAWRYVKSRPVPGWEAEHSIPGSAEPAVIQAPGVGVLGGAICFDGDFPAVFASASERGLELLLLPSSDWKGISPLHTRQAVFRAVEQGFSMVRQVNQGLSVAVDGYGRVYGELDHFTAEERVLRAELPVGRVPTLYARIGDSVGLLSGLAALGWVLQATVHGLIARRRSANNAAGMGDKGQALGP; the protein is encoded by the coding sequence ATGAGCGGTCATCCGGACGAAGGAGCGCGGCGTCTGTCCATGTTCATGCCGTGGCTCGCCCTGGGCGTCGGGGCTGGACTGGTGCTGTTGCTGAACACGGAGTGGGCGGTGCTGCCCGGCTGGCTGATGGGCGCGCTGTTCCTCTTCTTCTCCCGGAGGCAGCGGCCCGCGGTGGGTTTCGTGGGGCTGCTGGTGGCCAACACCATCGCCGTTGGCGTGGCGAACCTGGGAGTGTTCCCGGGCTCCGCCGCGAGCGCCTTCGGCATGGCCTTGGGAGGCGCGGTGGTGGTCGCGCTGCTGTACCTGGCGGACCGGCTCGTCGTGGGGCCACGGGGCACCTTCGTGGGGACGCTCTTCCTGCCAGCGGCGACGACGGGGCTGGAGCTCTTCAGCAGCCTGGGCAATCCATTCGGCACCTGGGGCGTGCTGGCCTACACCCAGGCAAAGGTGCCGGTGCTGGTGCAGCTGGTATCGGTGACGGGGTTGTGGGGCCTGACGTTCGTCCTGGTGTGGTTCGCCACGGTGGCCAACTGGGCGTTCGAGCACCGGGATACGGGGCGCCGCGTCCTGCACGGAGTGGCGGTGTACGCGGCGGTACTGGTGGCCATCCTCGGCTTCGGAGCGCTGCGGCTCGCGGGGGCGGGGAGGGTGGGCGAGCCCGTCCGGGTGGCGGGCATCACGGTGGCGGGAGATGTGGCCACGGGCCGCGAGGCGGGGTTGTCCCGGCTCATGAAGGGCGAGGCCTTCGCCGATGAGGACTGGCGAGCCTTCGCCGATGCCTCGCGCGCGGTGAACGAGGAGCTGCTGCGACTGTCGGAGCGGGAGGCCGTGAAGGGAGCGAAGCTCCTCCTCTGGTCCGAGGGCAACGCGGTGGTGCTGGCTTCGGAGCTGGAAGCGCTCATCGCACGGGGGAGCGCGCTGGCTCGCGAGCGAGGCGTGTGGCTCGGCATGTCGGTGGCGAGCATGACGCCCGAGGCGGAGCGGATGCTGCGCAACGAGCTCATCCTGGTGGGACCGGATGGCGCGGTGGCATGGCGTTACGTGAAGTCCCGGCCGGTGCCGGGATGGGAGGCTGAGCACTCCATCCCGGGCAGCGCGGAGCCGGCGGTGATCCAGGCCCCCGGCGTGGGAGTCCTGGGAGGCGCCATCTGCTTCGACGGAGACTTCCCGGCGGTGTTCGCCAGCGCCTCGGAGCGAGGGCTCGAACTGCTCCTGCTGCCGTCGAGCGACTGGAAGGGCATCAGCCCGCTGCACACGCGGCAGGCGGTGTTCCGCGCGGTGGAGCAGGGCTTCAGCATGGTGCGGCAGGTGAACCAGGGGCTGTCCGTGGCGGTGGACGGCTACGGGCGCGTGTACGGCGAACTGGACCACTTCACGGCGGAGGAGCGGGTGCTGCGCGCGGAGCTACCGGTGGGCCGGGTGCCCACGCTCTACGCGCGAATCGGAGACTCGGTGGGATTGCTCTCCGGACTGGCCGCGCTGGGCTGGGTGCTCCAGGCCACCGTCCACGGGCTCATCGCGCGGCGGCGAAGCGCGAACAACGCCGCCGGCATGGGTGACAAGGGTCAGGCTCTGGGCCCATGA
- a CDS encoding PadR family transcriptional regulator, producing the protein MARESTCRFAILGMLCREPMSGYDLRSTIERSVGHFWQESYGNLYPTLERMAEERLVELEPEERSRGGRVRKVYRVTAAGRKALAEWLRRPVLPHVERNELLLKLFFGAQVGPADSLAQVERSRAEAEGLLAVLRLIDEDVRHARQDDPEFAYQHLSIRAGLLGLEAHLRWCDEAREALGRMKPTTGSTKKRGAR; encoded by the coding sequence ATGGCGAGGGAGAGCACCTGTCGGTTCGCCATCCTGGGGATGCTGTGCCGGGAGCCGATGAGTGGGTACGACCTGCGAAGCACCATCGAGCGGTCGGTGGGGCACTTCTGGCAGGAGAGCTACGGCAACCTGTATCCGACGTTGGAGCGGATGGCGGAGGAGCGTCTGGTAGAGCTCGAGCCGGAGGAGCGCTCGCGGGGCGGACGGGTCCGGAAGGTGTATCGGGTGACGGCGGCGGGGCGGAAGGCGCTCGCGGAATGGCTGAGGCGGCCGGTGCTCCCCCACGTCGAGCGCAACGAGCTGTTGCTCAAGCTCTTCTTCGGGGCCCAGGTGGGGCCCGCGGACTCCCTGGCGCAGGTGGAGCGCAGCCGCGCCGAGGCCGAGGGTCTGCTGGCGGTGCTGCGCCTCATCGACGAGGACGTCCGCCACGCCCGGCAAGACGATCCGGAGTTTGCCTACCAGCACTTGTCGATTCGCGCGGGGCTGCTCGGGCTGGAGGCGCACCTGCGCTGGTGTGACGAGGCGCGCGAAGCACTTGGGCGCATGAAGCCGACGACAGGTTCGACGAAGAAGAGGGGAGCGCGATGA
- a CDS encoding trypsin-like serine protease, producing MTSPRSAFPWSPSLRATVALGFLSLGGGCGPEAVGDPPAVAQTARPLLGATPAAAGEFPWMVSLQDAAGNHLCGGTIINTHWVLTSRQCVLGTGTVMPPHPSTLRVAAGSNSLAAMSSTGQVSTLLDIIPLIGSWDPTQGKDAALLRLMTPLTLNGTTVAALPVATAADVSAGYTDPGVIATLSGWGQTTPGGAIPDALMKMSVPLMSNADASLALGQPLTTDQLGADGSAQGNAFCTGDVGGPLVVDGPSGKKLVGVASYNLGCSAPNIFERAAYLKGFIDYMTPRLSTAPRATLQHVNAPQGGWKHYSLTLPSGIPAFTVSLQKGTGNGTLYVRYNAAPTLTNYDCRSGATDSNLEYCSLYYPSQGTWYISVYGETAVVEASMLGRTFY from the coding sequence ATGACCTCTCCCCGCTCGGCCTTCCCGTGGTCCCCTTCCCTGCGTGCCACCGTCGCGCTGGGCTTCCTGTCCCTGGGTGGTGGCTGTGGCCCTGAAGCGGTCGGTGATCCACCCGCCGTGGCGCAGACCGCTCGGCCTCTCTTGGGCGCCACGCCCGCCGCCGCCGGGGAGTTCCCCTGGATGGTGTCCCTCCAGGACGCGGCCGGGAACCACCTGTGTGGCGGCACCATCATCAACACCCACTGGGTCCTCACTTCACGCCAGTGCGTGCTGGGGACCGGCACCGTGATGCCCCCGCATCCCAGCACCCTGCGCGTCGCGGCGGGCAGCAACAGCCTGGCGGCGATGAGCAGCACGGGTCAGGTGAGTACGCTGCTGGACATCATTCCCCTCATTGGCTCGTGGGATCCGACGCAGGGCAAGGACGCGGCGCTCCTGCGGTTGATGACCCCGCTGACGCTCAATGGCACCACAGTGGCGGCCCTGCCGGTGGCGACGGCGGCGGATGTCTCCGCCGGCTACACCGATCCGGGCGTCATCGCCACGCTCTCGGGCTGGGGGCAGACAACCCCGGGCGGTGCAATCCCAGACGCGCTGATGAAGATGAGCGTGCCGCTGATGTCCAACGCGGATGCTTCCCTGGCGCTGGGGCAACCCCTCACCACCGACCAGCTGGGGGCGGATGGTTCGGCGCAGGGCAACGCCTTCTGCACGGGGGACGTGGGAGGCCCGCTGGTGGTGGACGGCCCCTCCGGGAAGAAGCTGGTGGGCGTCGCCAGCTACAACCTGGGCTGCTCGGCGCCGAACATCTTCGAGCGGGCTGCGTACCTAAAGGGGTTCATCGACTACATGACCCCGCGGCTGAGCACCGCGCCGCGGGCGACGCTGCAGCACGTGAACGCACCCCAGGGCGGCTGGAAGCACTACTCGCTGACCCTGCCGTCGGGCATCCCCGCGTTCACCGTGTCGCTCCAGAAGGGCACCGGCAATGGCACCCTCTACGTGCGCTACAACGCAGCGCCCACACTGACGAACTACGACTGCCGCTCCGGTGCCACGGACAGCAACCTGGAGTATTGCTCCCTCTACTACCCGAGCCAGGGGACCTGGTACATCTCGGTGTATGGCGAGACGGCCGTCGTCGAGGCCTCCATGCTCGGACGTACTTTCTATTGA
- a CDS encoding CHAT domain-containing protein: protein MSTSGTTAPGFWLEVDLALTGDEVSATARGSGGQQPAPHRLGPAHSRESLRRFGEWVRDAAVRGVPLESAEQARALHSALFREGLQEVLLELRGVSRNIGSKKPLLLRLLPRDRELQALPWEALCGPSGPLDFLGISPELCIVRGVQSTKPWLPREVTGAVRLLVVSPLDEEAPARLRAMLQPAIDSGALEWMEPLVGARSRRDYVIDRLRSEPAPHILHFIGHGGVDAKGAPVLQLTDADGASAGLSVELLAKELAGAFRGDLRLVVLEACQGAQPGALTSAAELLAQGGADAVVAHLWPVKTDVARACSRAFYRALVGDTRHRGDVARCLHDARSTVLTEFGESAEAFSPVLYLRGSDTTLFSFRPARVNAAPRAPVRSEPVRTEDPSLRGLLDLVSRPFSLVLGDHGGTTDEDLRELLHGRMRGTPWAVPEALPMSALAQRFTLRFGPKTLDSHFQEVFRDAMPTLPLVEALARRLRPGVHITLLRMPVLEQALALHRPELPLYVIQPSTPDEGSALIRRRLPGQGWEPLDTLPLDFDPSRDVALVRLYRGYLPDRVFETPLLTEDDYLHGVRDLESVLPPDLADAILGTLDSRPALLIGLSLLAWHHRMLLSRLFGRRPLPRKSLVLLEPGVHEAESWKSGRGLPAGAGIQVVQAEAGAVAESLGTGTQGGSR, encoded by the coding sequence ATGAGCACGAGCGGAACGACGGCGCCCGGATTCTGGCTGGAGGTCGACCTCGCGCTGACTGGCGATGAGGTCAGCGCAACAGCGCGGGGCAGCGGAGGCCAACAGCCCGCGCCGCACAGGTTGGGGCCCGCGCACTCGCGCGAGTCCCTCCGCCGCTTCGGTGAGTGGGTGCGGGACGCAGCCGTGCGCGGAGTGCCCCTGGAGTCCGCCGAGCAGGCGCGGGCGCTGCACTCCGCCCTCTTCCGCGAGGGGCTCCAGGAGGTGCTGCTCGAGCTGCGCGGCGTGTCGCGCAACATCGGGAGCAAGAAGCCGCTGCTGCTGCGGCTCCTGCCCCGGGACCGCGAGCTCCAGGCGCTTCCCTGGGAGGCGCTCTGTGGACCGTCCGGGCCGCTCGACTTCCTCGGCATCTCGCCGGAGCTGTGCATCGTGCGCGGGGTGCAGTCCACGAAGCCCTGGCTTCCTCGCGAGGTCACCGGGGCCGTGCGGCTGCTCGTCGTCTCGCCGCTGGACGAAGAGGCACCGGCCCGCCTGCGCGCCATGCTCCAGCCGGCCATCGACTCCGGAGCGCTGGAGTGGATGGAGCCGCTCGTGGGGGCCCGCTCGCGGCGCGACTACGTCATCGACCGGCTCCGCTCGGAGCCCGCGCCGCACATCCTGCACTTCATCGGTCATGGCGGCGTGGACGCGAAGGGGGCTCCGGTCCTGCAACTCACGGATGCGGACGGCGCGTCCGCGGGGCTCTCCGTGGAGCTGCTGGCGAAGGAGCTGGCGGGAGCCTTCCGGGGCGACCTGCGACTGGTGGTGCTCGAAGCCTGTCAGGGCGCTCAACCAGGGGCGCTGACGAGCGCGGCGGAGCTGCTCGCGCAGGGCGGCGCGGACGCGGTGGTGGCGCACCTGTGGCCGGTGAAGACAGACGTGGCGCGCGCGTGCTCGCGGGCCTTCTATCGCGCGTTGGTGGGAGACACTCGGCACCGGGGCGACGTGGCCCGCTGCCTCCATGACGCGCGCAGCACGGTGCTCACGGAGTTCGGCGAGAGCGCCGAGGCCTTCTCCCCCGTGCTGTACCTGCGAGGCAGTGACACCACCCTCTTCTCCTTCCGGCCCGCCCGGGTGAACGCCGCGCCCCGTGCTCCCGTGCGGTCCGAACCGGTGCGCACGGAGGACCCGTCCCTGCGCGGGCTCCTGGACCTGGTCTCACGTCCCTTCTCCCTGGTGCTGGGCGACCACGGGGGCACCACGGACGAGGACCTGCGGGAGCTCTTGCACGGCCGGATGCGGGGCACGCCCTGGGCCGTGCCGGAGGCGCTGCCGATGAGCGCGCTGGCGCAGCGGTTCACGCTGCGCTTCGGGCCCAAGACGCTGGACTCGCACTTCCAGGAGGTGTTCCGGGATGCGATGCCCACGCTTCCGCTGGTGGAGGCGCTGGCCCGGCGGCTGAGGCCCGGCGTCCACATCACGCTCTTGCGCATGCCCGTGTTGGAGCAGGCACTCGCGCTGCACCGGCCCGAGCTGCCGCTGTATGTCATCCAGCCCTCGACGCCAGACGAAGGCTCCGCGCTGATCCGACGGCGCCTGCCGGGGCAGGGCTGGGAACCGCTCGACACGCTGCCCCTGGACTTCGACCCGTCGCGCGACGTGGCGCTGGTGCGGCTGTACCGGGGCTACCTGCCCGACCGCGTCTTTGAAACGCCCCTGCTCACGGAGGACGATTATCTGCACGGCGTACGAGACCTGGAGTCCGTCCTGCCTCCGGACCTGGCGGACGCCATCCTGGGGACATTGGACAGCCGCCCCGCGCTGCTCATTGGACTGTCATTGCTGGCATGGCACCACCGCATGTTGTTGTCTCGGTTGTTCGGACGCCGGCCGCTCCCTCGCAAGAGCCTGGTGCTGCTGGAGCCCGGGGTTCATGAGGCGGAGTCTTGGAAGTCAGGCCGGGGCCTGCCCGCGGGCGCTGGCATCCAGGTGGTGCAGGCGGAAGCGGGCGCGGTCGCCGAGTCGCTCGGCACGGGGACGCAGGGAGGTTCGCGATGA